In one Mucilaginibacter ginsenosidivorax genomic region, the following are encoded:
- a CDS encoding head maturation protease, ClpP-related — protein MSYKIYLYDTETDCIGSGSLSSAYIQTQLQEAAGQDLEVHISSVGGSAFDAIAIYDLLKKYPGNVTTYIDALAASAASIVAMGGKTIVMSKYALLMIHKPIVGSGGNADELLKDVQMLNVVQSRLAQIYMDKSGLDGVTVNSLINSVTWMTADQALDMGFIDQVEDYNPEITNSAVIKKYTTTAPAVYQRCINKILNNKNNMNIENKELIEKTTSVLDKIMNFFKKVVNKQTITDKGTLHHAGELAEGAEVYNDEDMSAPAATDTYTTADGKKIDVKEGQVLKVAPAPEADPEAEDEDDDVPTSKLNPAKKATEIQNRLQQLKARLHAQNALLTEARTALEEASNRLQKTRTEVKNEIKSTYSPEGSKRSNKAKTETTPFFAPQSELAKNAVKRAVAAP, from the coding sequence ATGAGCTACAAAATCTACTTATACGATACCGAAACCGATTGCATCGGGTCGGGCAGTTTATCATCGGCATACATACAAACGCAGCTGCAGGAAGCCGCCGGGCAGGACCTGGAAGTGCACATCAGCTCGGTAGGCGGCAGCGCGTTTGATGCCATTGCCATATATGATCTGCTTAAAAAATATCCGGGCAATGTAACTACCTACATTGATGCCCTGGCCGCCTCGGCCGCCTCAATAGTGGCCATGGGCGGTAAAACCATTGTGATGAGCAAATATGCCCTGCTCATGATCCACAAACCCATCGTTGGCAGCGGTGGCAATGCCGATGAACTTTTAAAAGATGTACAGATGTTGAATGTAGTACAATCGCGCCTGGCGCAAATCTACATGGACAAGTCCGGGTTGGACGGAGTAACAGTAAACAGTTTAATAAACTCCGTCACCTGGATGACTGCCGACCAGGCCCTCGACATGGGCTTTATTGACCAGGTAGAGGATTACAACCCCGAAATTACCAACAGCGCCGTCATCAAAAAATATACTACCACAGCCCCTGCGGTTTACCAGCGATGCATTAACAAAATCTTAAACAATAAAAACAACATGAACATCGAAAACAAAGAACTTATCGAGAAAACCACGTCGGTTTTGGATAAGATTATGAACTTCTTCAAAAAAGTGGTAAACAAGCAAACCATTACCGACAAAGGTACCCTGCACCACGCCGGCGAACTTGCCGAAGGCGCCGAAGTGTACAACGACGAAGACATGAGTGCCCCGGCAGCAACCGACACCTACACCACTGCCGATGGTAAAAAGATTGACGTTAAAGAAGGCCAGGTGCTAAAAGTAGCCCCCGCGCCCGAAGCCGACCCTGAGGCCGAAGATGAGGACGATGACGTACCAACAAGCAAATTAAACCCGGCAAAAAAAGCTACCGAAATTCAAAACCGCCTGCAGCAACTGAAAGCACGCCTGCATGCCCAAAACGCGCTGTTAACCGAAGCCCGCACAGCCCTTGAAGAAGCAAGCAACCGCCTGCAAAAAACCCGCACCGAAGTTAAAAACGAAATAAAATCAACCTACAGCCCCGAAGGCTCCAAACGCAGCAACAAAGCAAAAACAGAAACCACACCCTTCTTCGCCCCGCAAAGCGAACTGGCTAAAAATGCGGTGAAAAGGGCGGTAGCGGCCCCCTAA